The Quercus lobata isolate SW786 chromosome 4, ValleyOak3.0 Primary Assembly, whole genome shotgun sequence genome segment ACAAGATGTCACAACATTTTGACaataccttttatttttagttgtagttgatcctgttctttttatttttttatttgttatattttgatATGAAACTAACACCTTAGAAGTTGTGAAAACTTTGTGACATTAACAAGATGTCACaatgttttgaaaacacattttacttttagttgtggttggtccaaatttttttttaaaaaaaattttattttgaaccaTAAAGAAGTGACAtcttaataattgtgaaaatatcgGGACAATTTATAATGTAAGTAACTAAGTATAACATAGTCTTAGCgcatagaaatatatttttaaaaagaagctAGCTCAAGCAAAATTGGTGAGTTTTGCCTCACCAAATTGACCAAACGAAATATGTAATGTAGATAGAGCTATTTACTgtttttatatagttagtacTTAGTagaaataaactaatatttaaactaaagaaaacaaaacctgAACTAACCACACTCCAATGGACGTGTAACTTCAACTAGCCCAAAAACTTATAAAAGTCCACTATTCTAGGCAAAAGGGCAATAGAAAACCCTATTTATAGAAGGCAAATattagagatacaaacttttttgcaaaattttttacatattggtgagtggttattgataaatatgttgtaaaatagtttgtgattaTAGCGTTACTCATTAACAgaagcatattttttgtttgtgtagATTCCTTTAACCAATGCAAAAGATCTGTAGAGGAGGAAGTAAAAGATCCGTAGAGAAGGAAATGAGCAGAAGGCAAAACTCACCTACACATATTATTGCAACCTTAATTCACCATCTTAGGCAGACATATTAGGCCATAACACTTGATCAAGTCCTTAATTACTCCCTTACTAACCTTTCATACTATCTCTAACTTACTGTTTATTATTAGCTTAAATGCATGCATGTGTGGTTTTTCTTTGCTCTTTAtgctgtttttatttttattttttagagtttgaaCTGTTCTGGTATCTCTCTTTCCTGTTAAGAATTTGTAAGtctcaaaagtaaaaaagtttCTATGCATTGCACATGTTCTATCAATTTATCATTACTCATTAGACGACTAGTCAATGGATAGTTTAAAATGAGTCTATTTTCAAATTCATAGAATCTATTTCTCACACATTGGGACCAAAGACTTGTGGCGTGCCAGTTGAGCAAAACACAAATGAGTCATGCAGCTGAGCAATGATAAAGATTTTACAAACCCACTAACGTTGTGTTTGGGATTTGagaaaaagttaatttattttactttttagctTGATCAGTCAAGCGTCCCTTCTCTTCTAAGCCCCCAAGACCATATTAGTGTTAGGCCCACCAATCATTAGACCCCCTCCAATTAAGCCATTCAAACCCAACTCTCTTAAGCCCACATAAATAACCCATTAACCCATGCACTAGCCCCATTTAGCCACCAATGCACTAGCCCCATTTAGCCCATTTAAATCTCAAACCCAAGTGTTCATTTAGACTCATGCAAAATAAACCCACATCACACTAGGCTCAATCCGAAAATACATCAAATAAGCCCACTCACTTAAAAACCTAAAACGAATAAACTTAAGCCCACACATATTTTAAACCCAATTCCAGTGGTATCTTCTTGGCTATATAAGCTCATTGGGTTGCAGGGTGGTACAACAGGCAGGATACGTTTCTTTGACACTATTTTTCCTATCAGATGATGATCTTCACCATTTAACCTTGGGGCATTTCTTCCTTATACAGTTTCATGCACCTGCACAAGAATATGTCGATGTTTTCTTAGTAATCCAATTAGCCTATCTTCAATTCCAACCTCAACCAAAATAAGCTTAATCCGGATGTTAAACAAGCAATCCTGGGACATATAACTAAGAAAGTTCTTCCAGCAATACGAAATCTGTCCAATAAAAGCTGCAAATACCATCTCATTGCATCAAATTTTGTGGCAATTAGAAGCTACTATaacatacaaagaaaataatgtGAAAGCCTCTAGCATACTTTTGAAAAGCATGAAACTGCCATAATCCAAATTAGAGcttctaattaatttatttatgtatttatctGTTTAATAATTTCTTATAGTAAGTAGACATAAAATGCGGCAGGGAAGTTACGCGTTCTGATTTAAATTGCACCAGgacctttttttccttttaggcaATACAGCCATTGTCTTTGCAATTATCTAAACCCATTAGTCCAAAATTCCAAACTAACCCAAACTAAGCAAGTACTtaagaaattaggaaaaaataataagaattgaAATCCAACAAAACCAGAAGGGATTAGAAGATGAAAACCATGGAGAAAagtccaaataaaataaatgccGAAGAAACCCAACAAGTATtcataccaaaaacaaaagctgGAGAAAATGGGTCTTTTTCCAAGTTGATTCACACCCAAGCTCAGCATtttaaaaaagggagaaaaattaAGAACTTAATTGCATGAGTTAAGCCTATCAATTTCAACTCCCATTTACATATATTGTTAGAGTATGTTAGAATAGAGGTTTTTCAGAATTGAGACATAGAAAGAGAGAGCATAGGCAAATATTTTCATGGTTCAGCTTGACAGCTACACCTATAATGGAAAACCTTTCACTACCTACATCTTTATTGTGTTAACTTGTAGTTTACAAAGAATCCAACAAACGGTATAAATAGGAATGCATTACGTCCATTATGAACACCTTAAAATCATGGTAGCTAGTGGTATATCAAAATTACAGTAATCTACAGAATTATGATCTACTCTATTTATGATATTGCCAAATTGTATTCTAACATATATGTCTTCACCTCATTACATCAAACACAGAAATATCATTCAATGAAAAGAAAtcccaagaaaaacaaaagggatAACGATGATGCATTGGGCtatgagaccaaaaaaaaaaaaaaaaaaacacaccttTAAAGGATAGTGGTTCTGCCACTACTCTTATGTTTTGATTTAGGCAGAGACAACACTGCTAGCGACCATGTGAGGAACCACCGACCATGAATGAGAGATTGAAGAGTGAGAAACCGCTGGCGACTGGTGAGTGCATGTGTGGAGGGAATGAGGCCGATatactcaacaaaaaaaatacaatggtTGATTTGCATTAACTTTCTGCCAAAACGAATAGAAAGTTAACAAGAATTTggcacaaataacaaaaaaaaaattacaatcaaacaAGCAAATGATGTATATATGTTTGATTTGCATTAAATTTCCTTTGTCCTTGTTCCCAGTATAAGTTTATCAAAAGTGCTTAACTAAAATTTGTACAAGGTGGCAAAATGAAAATGGCATAGTAAGCTTCCACACTTGCACGTTTAAGAATCTAGTAACAACAATgacattttgaccaaaaaaaaaaaaaaaaaaaactatggctgACCTGTAAACAATCTTGTGGATAGGGAAGATTCATTTGTATTATGGGCTAACTTCTCagaccaaaaataaataaatcaaggtTACCACAGGCCTAATAGGAAACTATAGAGTCTATGTATTATGGGCTGCACTTAATGTAAACTATAaagtttaaattgaaaaaaagaagtataCGTATGCCAAagtaatgaatatatatatataaaacaacaaACATGACCTGTAATAGAAAGAATGACGATGACTTACCAATCCCAGGGCACCATCATTAGAATCCTTGCAATAAGAGTTACCAACTTACCATGAGCTATACATTCTCTATCTTTCAATCCTCGAAAGCTGTCCAACAAAAGCTGCAAGTATCAAATTGCATCATATTTTTTGACATTTAGAACTTAGAAACTactataacataaaaaaaaacaaataatgtgAAAGCCTCTAGCATGCCTTCAACATGCATGAACTGGCCATAATCTGAATAGGAGTCTgagtttctaatttatttatctgTTTAATGATTGTTATGATAAATAGACATAAAATTTAGCAGGGCAATTACACTTTAGGATTCAAATTGCAGCAGGACCTTTGTTTTTGAAAGCCAAGTTTTCAAACTAACCCGAACTAAGCAAAGTActtcaacaattaaaaaagtaaacaaaaaaaaaattgaaatccaacAAAACCAAAGATGATATATCATggataaaaatccaaaaataaacataaaagctgaagaaacacaataaatattcatagcaaaaacaaaagctGAAGAAAATGGGTCTCTTTCCAAATTGACTCACTCCCaagtaaagcaaaaaaaaaaaaaaaattcaaaaaagaacaTACCGTTTCAGAAAAAGTAGAAAGTAGACTGAACAGAGAAAGCTCAAGTAAAAAAGCCAAACTTCATTAAAACAATTTATACTGAAACATCTTCACAAGCACCTTGTAGGCAATctgtcaaaaacaaaattgcatGATTTAAGCCTATCAATTCCAATCCTATATTGTTAGAATATGTTTAACTAGAGCAGTATTGAGTCAAAAAAACTCACCATATCATTGGTGTCCTATAATCAATCTTGTGGACAAGGAAGAATGGAAGATTCATTTGCATCAGGGGCTACTTTCCGTGACCAAAGAAATCAAGGTTACCACAAGCCCAATAGGAAGTTAACACCCATCAACTAAGCTTTTAGCAGCACTGTGAGAGACCATTTCTAAGCTCATTCCCAACTTTGTACCAATCCTGGAAGCTCATATGtgaaaacaaaaggaagataTATTTAGAGTGTAGAAGCTATCAGCCTATATATCAAGGGCTGCACTAAAGTAAATTTTGAAGGCAAAATTGAAAACGAAAGACTTGTAAGAAAGAGAGATGATGATTACATGTACCTTGCAGCAAAGTAATTGGTAAACTCCCAGAGCTACAATGAGCCAAACATCCTTTTATCTTTGAATCCTCTTTGAGTGTGGTACATCATTAGAGCTGCCTTCACCACTAGGCCTAGCCCCATTGTAGTTATCATGGCTTCGCTTAATTTTGCTACCTTCTTTTACCACCATTGAATTGTCAAAATCATGTTGAGCATCTGAACCCTCGTAAGGACTGATGCTGCAGCTTTTGCTGTGGGGAGCCATCATTTCTCTGATATCTTCAATGTCTTGCTCGTATACCATTCGAAATCCACATTTCTTAACCTCTAAGCATGGGTTGTCACAATCTTCAAATCTAACTTCCATCTGAAAGATCTTATTCTCTTCAATTTGACTCAATACTGCTCTAGCATTCTCATCAAAACATTCAGGGTGAAAATAGAGCAGCCAAAGGTGATGTGATCCAATCCGAGCAAACATATAGCTAAAGATTGTAGATTCCTGTACACTTACATGTTTATTGACTTCAATATGGCAACGAAGAAAACATAATTCCATGGAACAATTTTTTCTTGAACCAGGAAAGTGGCAAGAAAAAACAGCACACACAGCCATTCCCATCCACTTGTTACACATATGAGAAGGCACTGGTATATTCACATTTTCTTTAGGATGAATAACCTATGCAATCACCATCCTCCCTACATTCTGATGTTTAAACCATCTCAGAATTTCACTTCCAAGAATAACAATACTAAGGGTCGCCACAGAATGTATTTCGGGTTCCTCATAGATTCCCTACACATAAACAAATAATGATGTTTAGAGTTTAGCAAGATAAAAatgtatagagagagagagacctgagtATCTCCAGATAGCATTCTTAAAAACATGTCACTCTAGCCTTGATTGCCAGCCAATTTGAAGCAATTGAATAGATAAAGAGGTGGCTGGCGTAATTTGTCTAATATTAATCTATTTGGTAATGTTTCCAATGAGTTACAACCTACTACACCAACAAGCGAAGTGCTAGATGGAAGCAGTGGCAATGAACGAAGCCTTATGCAATCGttcaaatcaatagtcttcaatttagATAATTGAATGATGCTCTCAAGAAGGCACTCAAATTTATTTCCACTTGGATTTAAAGTATATAAAGAGGATAAGCAACGGATACTACTAGGGATTGATTGAAGATTGCAGTCTCTCAGATCCAATACCTTTAAATGGTCTAGATTTGGAGCCCAGACAAGAATAGAATTTAGGCTTTTGGAAAGCCGATACCCTGTTGGAATCCATATCTTTAAAAAGCTCATATCTCTAAGCAAGGATTCTATTGaatttgggtttgaaaggtATAAGCTTAAAAAGCTCTTTGACTGTCTGTCAATTTTCAAACTGCTAGCTACATTGAGATCTTCAAGCCACATGAAGCTAAAATTGTTGCCAGGAATATACACAAGATTTTTGCAATCACTTAGATTCACTGAATAAATGtttatcaaatgtttaattgaAGAGGGAAGTTCTATAATAGAAGTACCATCTAAGCGAAGAATCTGTAACCTTTCTATATTTCCCATAAATTCTGGAATTCTCTTAATTTTTGAACAACCTAAAAGAATAAGAATCTCAAGAGACTCCATTTCAATCTTGCTTGGAAGGCAATTAAAGTTTTTGCAACCTTTTAAATTAAGAAGAGTGAGCTTTTTATGAACTGCAATAGATGGGTGAGCCTCAAGTAGATTTATACAACCTTCAAGATTTGGGACTCCACTAAAATCAGGGGTTGCAATGAGATTTATAGAATCGTTCAATTTGATGGACTTCAAGTTGTCAAAATGCTGGtagaagccaaaaaaaaaaaaaaaatgcaataatttaattaataaataagtaaGAGAGTAGATTAGGTTGCACAAACTTTAagaattttttagtatttttttaagaaaaaaaattgtatagaaGTAGTTAAATAACAATATTACGGTCTTACCTTTAATGCTTCCCAAAGTAATTCAATTTTGCTGTTGCACGTAAGAAGTTTAACAAGCTCATCTGGTTGGAAACTTGATGGCAAAGATTTTGAAGGATATCCACTTCAGTCAAGATATCTTAAGTCATTAGAAAGGTGTTTGGGACCGTGCAGAAAGGGAACACCATGAATTATAAGCAATTTAAGGTTGGGCATATTTGAAAAGGCTTCAAAGATTCCATTGTGCCTCTTTGGATATATGTTGGTTACCCAATTCAAGGACAAGTCCTTCAATTGCTTCACATTCctaacaataaagaaaaaggagtcAGTAAGTCAcaatatttatgatttttagagTTGTTTAGATATTAACTTTGTCAAGATAAGGTATATGCTCAAGTTCTTTGAATGTTCTCTTACCATATTTTTCTTCAACACATCGTGAATGTCTTTATATAGCCACAATTTTCTCCACTTTTGAGGTTCTTGACGAACTATGTCTTGACCCATTATTTGTAGTAACTCATGCATccaaaatgtattttcataaTGTTTTAAGAGAGACTTTTCAATAAGAACCTTTAATCCAATTTTAGGACAAAGACCAAGACAATCTAATACTTCTAATACATAATCTTTTTCCTTCATATTAAAGAAACATGCTATATGAAGAAATATTTCTTTCTCAGTTTCCCCAAGTCCATCAAAACTTATTTGAagtattttcataatatctttTTGAGGAAATGTTTTGAGCCTATCTAATACACTTTCCCATTCCACCTTTCTTCTATTGTACAAAAGAGAACCCAAAACATCAATAGCTAAAGGAAGGCCTTTAGCATAATTTACAAAATGCTTGGACATCTCTAGATAATCTTTGACAGGATGATCTTTATTAAAAGCCTTCAAACTAAAAAGATGAAGAGCGTCATCATCATCCAATTTTCGAGCCTCATATATTTCATATACTTTATGTCTTATCAACAAATGCTCCTCTCTTGTTGTAATGATAACTCTACTACCTTAACCAAACCAATTTGGCTCCCCAGCTAACTTTTCTAACTGTTTGAATTGATttacatcatcaagaacaagaagaaccCTTTTATGACATAAACTATTCTTGATCATAAGAACTCCATCATCAACATCTCTTATATTCACATTTTTCTCCAtcaaaatatcacaaataagtTTTTGCTGTAATGGAAGTAAACCACATCTATCATATACTTCTTTAATATTAGTGATAAAACAACCACGTTCAAATTCACTAAAAACTTTCCAATAAACTTCTTTAACAAGAGTTGTCTAACCAATTCCTCCCATACCCCAAACCCCAATAATGCGAAAATCAGTTGATCCTATAGCTAAAAGCGACATCAATTCCTTCACTTGAGAATCTACTCCCACTAAGTCTTTGGTATCTCTTGGAAATGCATAACTCAATTTATGTGATatcattttcacaatatcttgGATAAATTCTGACTCAGGCCTACAATAAGAAAGACAGTTAAGTAGTGTGACCATCCAATATATCCTTATCCTATAAGTAAATGCAATAATTTCtacaaaagaataatttttaaaatgatcaTGTCAGCCATTAAATTGTATGGAGATAGCACGTCAAGGGACAAGTACACAAACAATGATTCTTCTATTGCTTTTGAAAGCTCAGGTGAAATAGGTTTTCCTTTCTCCAATTTTTTGTCATCCCTGAAGGCGAAGACACCCTTCTGCTTCAAAGTAGCGAATAAATGGTCTGTAAAACTCTTGCGAGTATCCTCACCTCTAAAACTTAGAAAGACATGATATTTCCACTGATTTCTTGTATCCATGAAAGCCAATCAATCTAAGCTTACAAGTAAACCTTGAAAGTTGAATCACACAATACAGAATTAATGATACTGGTCAAAATTTCATTCAGTTAGATTTGAAGGATTGAGTAGTGACAAGTGAAAACTTACAGATTATGGAGAAATGCAATGGTGTCCATGAAGCTCCTATCGTGTAATTGCTGGTTCAAGAGAAATGCGccgcagagagagagagagagagagagagagagagagagagagtcttcCATTATTAGTCTACTCAAACTCGTTAAAGTGTAGATCTAAAGTGTTTAAAGTATCTTTATAAATTGACCCAAATAAGTAAGTATATTAATTAAGTGCCACCTAACAGggctatttaattaattaattaagagtagttttattttattgagcaaaaaaaaaagtattattctaatttatatgaaaaaaatttgtcgGCTAACTGCAGTGCCGGCTCTATATATAAAGTAACTAATGCGGTTGCTTAAGGCTCTAAGTAGAAAAAAGGTCCCCAAATTTTAATCattagggttttaaaaaaatattataatagtattaattaagtcTAAGTATTAGccaatgaataaaataatatttttttatcaaatgaaaaaaaaaaaaaatgttacgtcCTCgtcatttttcacaacactttcaaaATAAATCCTAAGAGACAGGTTGTTACATGATAttattaatgataaaaaattaatttaagtgatgagttcaaattagaaccaataacaaattaactcctaagatttgttatgaaaatattatgaatatggcacttctaaaaaaaaaagaaaagaagagcaatacaaaaaaaaaaaaaaatacaacatttttcacaaattgagtagacaaacttttactagtttttatctaagtctaccactaac includes the following:
- the LOC115986167 gene encoding TMV resistance protein N-like, with translation MDTRNQWKYHVFLSFRGEDTRKSFTDHLFATLKQKGVFAFRDDKKLEKGKPISPELSKAIEESLPESEFIQDIVKMISHKLSYAFPRDTKDLVGVDSQVKELMSLLAIGSTDFRIIGQKLICDILMEKNVNIRDVDDGVLMIKNSLCHKRVLLVLDDVNQFKQLEKLAGEPNCLKAFNKDHPVKDYLEMSKHFVNYAKGLPLAIDVLGSLLYNRRKVEWESVLDRLKTFPQKDIMKILQISFDGLGETEKEIFLHIACFFNMKEKDYVLEVLDCLGLCPKIGLKVLIEKSLLKHYENTFWMHELLQIMGQDIVRQEPQKWRKLWLYKDIHDVLKKNMECEAIEGLVLELGNQHISKEAQWNL
- the LOC115986166 gene encoding disease resistance-like protein DSC1, with amino-acid sequence MESLEILILLGCSKIKRIPEFMGNIERLQILRLDGTSIIELPSSIKHLINIYSVNLSDCKNLVYIPGNNFSFMWLEDLNVASSLKIDRQSKSFLSLYLSNPNSIESLLRDMSFLKIWIPTGYRLSKSLNSILVWAPNLDHLKVLDLRDCNLQSIPSSIRCLSSLYTLNPSGNKFECLLESIIQLSKLKTIDLNDCIRLRSLPLLPSSTSLVGVGIYEEPEIHSVATLSIVILGSEILRWFKHQNVGRMESTIFSYMFARIGSHHLWLLYFHPECFDENARAVLSQIEENKIFQMEVRFEDCDNPCLEVKKCGFRMVYEQDIEDIREMMAPHSKSCSISPYEGSDAQHDFDNSMVVKEGSKIKRSHDNYNGARPSGEGSSNDVPHSKRIQR